The Iamia sp. SCSIO 61187 genomic sequence GCGGTGGGCTCCGCCGTCGGCGCCGGGTCGCTCCGCGGCGGCTCCTCGGGGAGGGTCTCGAGGAGCGGCTCGGGCAGGCCGGTGCCGGGGGTCGAGCCCAGGTAGGTGTGGCCGGCGAGGTCGCCGCCGAGGCTGCTGTCGAGGTCCACGGCGTAGCTGCTGGCGTCGGGCGGGGCCGGGGCCTCCGGCTCGGCCAGGGCGGCGATGCCCTCGTCGAGGGTGGGGAGGCCGTCGGCGGCGGGCTCCACCGGCGGGGTCAGGGGCTCCCACGGCCCCAGGGCGGACGCGTCGGCGGGCGCGACCTCGGGCTCGGGCCGGGTGACGGCCGCACCCCAGTCGCCGAAGTCGTACGGGGGCACGACCTCGACGTCGGGGAGGACGTCGGCGAGGGGGGCGGGCTCGTCCGGGGCCGTGGCAGCGGGAACCTCGACCGCCGGGTCGGCGGCGCCGGCCTCGGGATCGACGGGCGCCTCCGCGTCGCTGGCCGCCTCCGGGGCCGGCTCGACCACCGGGTCGGGCACCAGGGCCAGGGGGGCGGCCTCGGGCGCAGGCTCGACCAGCAGGTCGTCGATGGGGACGAAGGGCTCGTCCTCGACGACCTCGTCGCCGACCTCGACCAGCCCGGCCTCGACCAGGTCCCGGATCACGAAGGCGGCGGCCTGCTCGTCGAGCTCCAGGCGCTCGCCGAAGGCGCCGGCGGTCGTGCCGCCGGCCACGACCACGAGCCGGCGCCAGGTCTCGCCGTCGATCGTGACCGACTCGTCGGCCAGCTCCTCGCGGAGGGTCAGCCCCACGGCGGGCGAGGGCACGAGGGCCTCGACCGGCGCCCACTCCTCGATCCGGGCCTCGGCCGCGGCGAGGACGTCGAGGGCGCTCCGGGGGTCCTGGGCGTCGTCGGGACCGGTGTCGGCGTGGAACGCGAACTCACCGTCGTGGTTCCGCAGCAGGGCGAACACGACGTCGGTGAGGTCGTCGGCGGCGGGCTCGCCACCGACGAGCTGGCCGTCGGCGAACCAGAGGCGTCCGGGCCCCCGGTCGCCGTCGATCGACAGCTCACCGGTCTTGCCCGTCGTCGCCAGCAGCCGCACCAGGTCGGCCAGGGCGAAGGTGTCGAGGGTGCCCTGCAGGGCCACGGCCCACCTCCAAGAGAGTCGTTCGGGACCGGGCACCATCGGCACTCCCGGACGGCTCTTGAGGGACTCCCCCGGCCTCAGTGGTGCGACAGGGATGCCACCACCGCCGCCGACATGACCTCGACCGGCGGGTCCTCGCCCGTCCACGCCCGGAAGGCGTGGGCGGCCTGGTGGACGAGCATCCCGATGCCGTTGACCGGCATGGCCCCCTGGGCCCGGGCGGCGCCGAGGAGGGGGGTCTCGATGGGGTCGTAGACGAGGTCGACGACGACCTGGCCCGCTCCCAGCCGCTCGGCCGGCACCGGGCTGGCGGTGTCGCCGGCCATGCCGACGGGGGTGGCGTTCACGACCAGGTCGACGTCGGCGGCGGCGTCGACGGAGGCCACCGCACCCCGCCCGTCGGCGAGGGCCGCGGCCCGGGCGGCGCGCCCGGCGTGGCGGTTGGCCACGGTGATCGAGGCGGCGCCGGCGTCGGCCAGGGCGGCGACCACGGCCCGGGCGGCGCCTCCGGCCCCGACGACCAGCGCCCGCCGGCCGGCCGGGTCCCAGCCGTGGTCGACGAGGAGCGAGTCGAGGAACCCGGCGCCGTCGGTGCTGTCGCCCTCGATCCCCGCCCCCCGCCACGACAGGCAGTTCACGGCGCCCAGCCGCTCGGCCCGGGGGGTGATGGTGTCGACGGCGCCGGCCACCGCCGACTTGTGCGGCATCGTGACCGACATCCCCCCGAGCCGCAGGCTGCGCATGGCGGCCACGGCGTCGGCGGCCCGGCCCTCGGGCACGGCCACGGCGAAGTACGTCCAGTCCAGGTCGAGGGCGGCGAAGGCGGCGTTGTGGATCACCGGGGAGAGCGAGTGCTCCACCGGTGAGCCGATCACCCAGCAGACTCGGGGGCTCACCGCGGGGAGCCCGTCAACAGAGCCCGGCCTCCCGGCAGCGCGCCACCGCCGCCTGGAACTCGGCGTTGTCGCCGGTGAAGAAGTGCTGGCCGGGCGCCTCGAGCACGTAGTACAGGAGCGGCAGGCCGTCGACGCTGTTCGGCGCCGGGTTGAGGGCGGCCTCGATCGACGCCCGACCGGGGGCGGCGATGGGTGTCGGCGGCAGCGCCAGGGTGGCCCGGCTGTTGTACGGCGAGGGGCTCTCCAGGTCGAGGTCCCGGCCGGTCACGTCGGCCTCGTACTGGTTCACGGCGTCGATGCCGAGGGCGAAGATGCCGTACTCCGGGCCGAAGAGCATCCGGTTGTAGATGACCCGGGCGATCTTGGCCGACTCCTGGCTGTTGCCCGTCTCCCGCTCGATCAGCGAGGCCACGATCAGCACCTCGTAGGGGCTGAGGGGCGGCAGGTTGTCGCCCGAGAGGCCGCGGTCGAGACCGGTCTCCTGGGCCGTCCGGGTCATCAGCTCGACCATGCGCCGGACAAGGGTGGCCGGGGTGTCGTTGGGGCCCACCTCGTAGGTCGACGGGAAGAGGGTTCCCTCCTGGGGCGGCACGCCCTCGGGCAGCTCCCTGTCGGGCGGGAGGAGGGGCGACCGGTTGGCGGGGTCCTCCACGGCGGCGCGCAGGTCCTCCTCGGAGAAGCGGGGCACCTCCTCGGCGATGGTGGCGATCATCTGGTCGATGCGCTGGCCCTCGGGGATGGTGATCGACCGGGTGGCGACCTCGACCGGGCCCTCCCGGAGCACGTCCTCGACCTCCTCGAAGGAGGAGTTCCGCTGGAAGACGTACCGGCCGGCCTGCAGGTCGATGTCCTTGTCGCGGATCCAGAACCGGAACAAGGTGCCGTTGGACACGACGCGGGGGCCGTCGAGGAGGCTGCCCAGGTCGGTCAGGCGGGCCCCGTTGGGGATGTCGACGGTGACCTCCTCGCCGGGCGGGCCGGGCGGATCGACCTGGCGCTGCCACCACTGGCGGCCACCGAGGGCGAGGGCGCCGAACATGGCGACGATGAGGCCCATGACGACCAGCACCTTGGGGAGGCCGGCCCGCTCCCGGGGCAGGGGCACGATGTCGTCCTCGGCGTCGTCGACGGGCCGGGCCCTGCGGGTGTCCATCGGTGCGGGTGTCACTCCTCGGGCGGCCCGAGCGAGGCCGGGGTCACGTGGGTCGGGGCACCGCCGTCCAGCCACGTCTGGAGCAGCACGGCGGCCGCGGCGCGGTCCACCACCCTACGGCGCTGGCGCCCGTCGACCCCTGACGCGGCGAGCAGCCGGTGGGCGGTGACGGTGGTGAGCCGCTCGTCGTGGAGGACCACCGGGACGTCGAGCGCCTCGGCCAGCGCCGCGGCCTGGGCCTCGACGGAACGGGCCGCCGGGCCCCGGGAGCCGTCGAGCGAGAGGGGGTGCCCGACGACCACCACCTCGACCTCCTCGTCGGCGACGATCCGGGCGATCCGGCGGCGGACGGCCGGCAGGTCCCGCACCTGGTCGATGGTGCCGTAGGGGCTGGCCAGGATCCCCTCGGGGTCGCAGGTGGCCAGACCGATCCGGACCGTTCCCCAGTCCACCCCCAGGGCTCTCACCGCTCCGTCAGGAGCTCAGACCGGCGGCGGCGCGGGCCTGGTCGAGGGCGTCGTCGAGGCCGGCGGGGTTCCGGCCGCCGGCGACGGCCAGGTCCTTGCCCTTGCCCCCACCGCCCCCGACGGTCTTGGCCGCGTCGGCGATCAGGGCCCCGGCCTCGAGCCCGCTGTCGGCCGTCGTCGCCGCGACGAGGGCCACGCCGCCGCCCTCGGGGGCGGCGCCGAGCACCACCGCCCGGATGCCGGGCTGGTCGCGGACGGCCAGGGCCAGGGTGCGCACGGCGTCGCGATCGAGCCCGTCGACCCGGCCCACGACGACGCCGTCGACCGCCTGGGCGGCCAGGTCGGACGCCCCGCCGGCGGCCGCCTTGGCCTTGAGGGCGCTGACCTCGTCGCGCAGCGCCTTGACCTCGCCCAGCCGCTTCTCGATGCCCTCGATGAGCTCGCCGACGGGGACGCCGACCAGGTCGGCGGCCCGGGCCAGCACCGCCTCCTCCTCGCGGATCCGCTCGATCGGGCCGAACCCGGTGATGGCCTCGACCCGGCGCAGGTTCGAGCCGATCGAGCCCTCGGACACGATCTTCATGGGACCGATGTCACCGGTGGCGGTGACGTGGGTGCCGCCGCAGAGCTCGGTGGAGTGCCGGCCGGCCTCGAGGACCCGGACCCGGTCGCCGTACTTCTCGCCGAAGAAGGCGATGGCCCCCTTGGCCATGGCCTCGTCCTTGCTGGTCTCGTAGTGCCGCACCGGGTCGTTGACCAGCACGGCCTCGTTGACCAGGTCCTCGATCCGGGCGACCTGCTCGGCGGTGACCGGCTCGTAGTGGCTGAAGTCGAACCGCAGGCGGTCGGGCGCCACCAGCGAGCCCTGCTGCTTCACGTGCGGCCCGAGGACCTCGTGGAGGGCCCAGTGGAGGAGGTGCGTGCCGGTGTGGTTGCGCTTGATGGCCGCCCGGCGCTCGCCGTCGATGGTGGCGGCGACGACGTCGCCGGCGACGAGGGTGCCGGAGGTGATCCGGGCCCGGTGGCGGTGCAGCCCGGGCACCGCGTAGGTGGTGTCGAGGACCTCGGCCTCCCCCGAGGGGCGGATGATGGTGCCGGTGTCGCCGACCTGGCCGCCGGACTCGGCGTAGAACGGGGTGCGGTCGAGGATGATGTCGACCAGGCCGTCGGCGTCGGTGTCGACGACGGCCAGCACCGTGGCCTGGGTCGACTCCTCGTCGCGGCCGGTGAACACGGTCGGGCCGTGCTCGGCCACGATCCGCTGGAACGTCGCCTGGGCGTCGCCGAGCTCGACGCCCTTGTTCTTGCGGCCGCCCTCCTTGGACAGGCGCTTCTGCTCGGCCATGTCGGCGTCGAAGGCGGCCCGGTCGACGCTGTGGCCCCGGTCCTCGGCGATCTCGGCGGTGACCTCGTAGGGGAAGCCGTAGGTGTCGTGCAGGGTGAAGGCCAGGTTGCCCGACAGGGTGGCGCCGGGGTCGAGGGACGACATCTCGTCCTCGAGCATGCGCAGGCCGATGCGGAGCGTGCGCCGGAACTGGGCCTCCTCCCGGTCGAGCACGCCCCAGATGAGGTCGAGGTTGGTGCGGACCTCGGGGTAGGCGTCCCCCAAGACCTCGGCGACCTTCTCGGCCATGGGGGCGGCGATGGGCTTCTCGACGCCGATCAGGTACGCGAAGCGCACCGCCCGGCGGATGATGCGGCGCAGGACGTAGCCCCGCTCCTCGTTCGAGGGGATCACCCCGTCGGCGATGAGGAACGTCATGGTCCGGGCGTGGTCGGCCAGCAGCCGGAGGGCCACGTCGGAGTCCTCGCCGGCGCCGAGGCGCGTTCCGGTGAGGCTCTGGGCGGCGTCGACCATGCGGCTGACCGAGTCGGCGGCGTAGAGCGACGGGCTGCCCTTGAGCACGCCCAGCATCCGCTCGAAGCCGGCCCCGGTGTCGATGTTCTTCGACGGCAGGTCGCTGAGGGCGCCGTCGGTGCCCCGGTAGTACTGGGGGAACACCAGGTTCCAGAACTCGACGTAGCGGTGCTCGGCCTCGGGGTTGGCCGGGCCGCCGTCGGGGCCGTGCTCGGCACCGAAGTCGAAGAACAGCTCCGAGCTCGGCCCGCAGGGGCCGGTCGCGCCCATCTCCCAGAAGTTGTCGGCGTCGAGGCGCTGGATGCGCTCGGCGGGGAACCCGACGCCGTCGGCCCAGATCTCGTGGGCCTCGTCGTCGCTGACGTGGACCGTCACCCACACCCGGTCGGCGTCGACACCCAGCACCTCGGTGACCAGCTCCCACGCCCAGGCGATGGCGTCGGGCTTGAAGTAGTCGCCGAAGCTGAAGTTGCCCAGCATCTCGAAGAACGACAGGTGGCGGGGCGAGCGCCCGATGGCGTCGAGGTCGTTGTGCTTGCCCCCGGCCCGCACGCACTTCTGGATCGACGCCGCCCGGGGCGGGTCGAACGGCACCGGCTCCTCGCCCAGGAAGTAGGGGACGAACGGCATCATCCCCGAGTTGGTGAACATCGGGGCCGAGGGGTGGTGCGGGATCAGCCCTCCCGAGGGCACGACGGTGTGCCCCTTGTCGGTCCAGAACCGGGTCCAGGTCCGGCGCAGCTCGTCGGCATCCATGATCGGGTCAGCCTACCGACGGACGTTCGCCGGACCTGGCTCCGGTTCCCTATCGTCGGTCCGGGAGGTGGGCCGAGTGACCAGCGATGACGTGTCGGAGACCGACGTCGATGCCGTCGCCGCCGCGCTCCGCTGGACCATCGGGCGATCGCCGCGGGACGTCGACGAGGCCGCGGACCGTCGCCTCCTCCGCGACCTGGTCGCCCGGCTCGAGCCCGACGTCGACCGGGCCCCGGCCGCCCGCGACGCCCGCCTCGACCAGCTGCTGGCGGAGATGGCCGCGAGCGACGAGCTGGCCGACCACTGCGCGGCCCGCCACCGGCCCTGGATCGGCGACGTCGCCCGCATCTACTTCTGCGCCCCCGAGGACCTGCCCCCGGACATCAGGGACCGCATCGGCAGCGAGACGATCCTCGCCCACCTCACCGACGGCGTCTCCAACCGGGCCCGGGCCGCGGCCCGCGCCCTCGGCATCGACGACAACGTCGTCCGGGTCCGGCGCGAGCCGGTGGTGCTCGAC encodes the following:
- the alaS gene encoding alanine--tRNA ligase, producing the protein MDADELRRTWTRFWTDKGHTVVPSGGLIPHHPSAPMFTNSGMMPFVPYFLGEEPVPFDPPRAASIQKCVRAGGKHNDLDAIGRSPRHLSFFEMLGNFSFGDYFKPDAIAWAWELVTEVLGVDADRVWVTVHVSDDEAHEIWADGVGFPAERIQRLDADNFWEMGATGPCGPSSELFFDFGAEHGPDGGPANPEAEHRYVEFWNLVFPQYYRGTDGALSDLPSKNIDTGAGFERMLGVLKGSPSLYAADSVSRMVDAAQSLTGTRLGAGEDSDVALRLLADHARTMTFLIADGVIPSNEERGYVLRRIIRRAVRFAYLIGVEKPIAAPMAEKVAEVLGDAYPEVRTNLDLIWGVLDREEAQFRRTLRIGLRMLEDEMSSLDPGATLSGNLAFTLHDTYGFPYEVTAEIAEDRGHSVDRAAFDADMAEQKRLSKEGGRKNKGVELGDAQATFQRIVAEHGPTVFTGRDEESTQATVLAVVDTDADGLVDIILDRTPFYAESGGQVGDTGTIIRPSGEAEVLDTTYAVPGLHRHRARITSGTLVAGDVVAATIDGERRAAIKRNHTGTHLLHWALHEVLGPHVKQQGSLVAPDRLRFDFSHYEPVTAEQVARIEDLVNEAVLVNDPVRHYETSKDEAMAKGAIAFFGEKYGDRVRVLEAGRHSTELCGGTHVTATGDIGPMKIVSEGSIGSNLRRVEAITGFGPIERIREEEAVLARAADLVGVPVGELIEGIEKRLGEVKALRDEVSALKAKAAAGGASDLAAQAVDGVVVGRVDGLDRDAVRTLALAVRDQPGIRAVVLGAAPEGGGVALVAATTADSGLEAGALIADAAKTVGGGGGKGKDLAVAGGRNPAGLDDALDQARAAAGLSS
- a CDS encoding DUF4388 domain-containing protein codes for the protein MALQGTLDTFALADLVRLLATTGKTGELSIDGDRGPGRLWFADGQLVGGEPAADDLTDVVFALLRNHDGEFAFHADTGPDDAQDPRSALDVLAAAEARIEEWAPVEALVPSPAVGLTLREELADESVTIDGETWRRLVVVAGGTTAGAFGERLELDEQAAAFVIRDLVEAGLVEVGDEVVEDEPFVPIDDLLVEPAPEAAPLALVPDPVVEPAPEAASDAEAPVDPEAGAADPAVEVPAATAPDEPAPLADVLPDVEVVPPYDFGDWGAAVTRPEPEVAPADASALGPWEPLTPPVEPAADGLPTLDEGIAALAEPEAPAPPDASSYAVDLDSSLGGDLAGHTYLGSTPGTGLPEPLLETLPEEPPRSDPAPTAEPTADTWPAGTGAAGDLGVPMDSLSPAAARALAAAAAADDEPDDTDAGRRVLRRIISTGKG
- the aroE gene encoding shikimate dehydrogenase → MSPRVCWVIGSPVEHSLSPVIHNAAFAALDLDWTYFAVAVPEGRAADAVAAMRSLRLGGMSVTMPHKSAVAGAVDTITPRAERLGAVNCLSWRGAGIEGDSTDGAGFLDSLLVDHGWDPAGRRALVVGAGGAARAVVAALADAGAASITVANRHAGRAARAAALADGRGAVASVDAAADVDLVVNATPVGMAGDTASPVPAERLGAGQVVVDLVYDPIETPLLGAARAQGAMPVNGIGMLVHQAAHAFRAWTGEDPPVEVMSAAVVASLSHH
- the ruvX gene encoding Holliday junction resolvase RuvX, which produces MDWGTVRIGLATCDPEGILASPYGTIDQVRDLPAVRRRIARIVADEEVEVVVVGHPLSLDGSRGPAARSVEAQAAALAEALDVPVVLHDERLTTVTAHRLLAASGVDGRQRRRVVDRAAAAVLLQTWLDGGAPTHVTPASLGPPEE
- the mltG gene encoding endolytic transglycosylase MltG; translation: MDTRRARPVDDAEDDIVPLPRERAGLPKVLVVMGLIVAMFGALALGGRQWWQRQVDPPGPPGEEVTVDIPNGARLTDLGSLLDGPRVVSNGTLFRFWIRDKDIDLQAGRYVFQRNSSFEEVEDVLREGPVEVATRSITIPEGQRIDQMIATIAEEVPRFSEEDLRAAVEDPANRSPLLPPDRELPEGVPPQEGTLFPSTYEVGPNDTPATLVRRMVELMTRTAQETGLDRGLSGDNLPPLSPYEVLIVASLIERETGNSQESAKIARVIYNRMLFGPEYGIFALGIDAVNQYEADVTGRDLDLESPSPYNSRATLALPPTPIAAPGRASIEAALNPAPNSVDGLPLLYYVLEAPGQHFFTGDNAEFQAAVARCREAGLC